The following DNA comes from Anopheles arabiensis isolate DONGOLA chromosome 3, AaraD3, whole genome shotgun sequence.
GAAAGAAGAAGCGAGCAAATTGAGGGAGTTTTTAGTGAGGCAAACTTTGTTCtcctttaaataaattttgtaaaaaagcaAATTTACAACATCATATAAATAAGTAAGCGCGATCTTTTACATTCCTAATGCTTCGACACGTACATCCGAACGCCCTTAACGACGAGCGAGCGTGTGTACTTGGCCAGTATCGAGGTGACGCCCACCGTTGGCGTCGCAAAACACTCAATGTACGGTTCAATCTGTTCCAGGTTCCATCGCTCCTTCGTCCGGAACAGCATATCGAGCCGGCCAAGCAAATTCATCGGAAGATCGGCCTCGTTTAGCCCCCGGACGCACGGTACGCTGCCTTCGCGATCAATAATACCGATGCCACGCAGATACTGCTCATTTGCTTCGAAACCCTCGGGCAATGCTTCCTGCCAGGTGACCAGAAACTCATCGATATGAAACTTCAACCCGTGCTGGAGGATTTTTTCGGCAAACATGGCGCACACGAGATCCTCGCGGTACTGGAAACGGCCCGGCATGCGTTCGCTTGGGGTGGTGTACACGTTAAACATGCCGTCAACCACCTCGAACGGTATGATGCCTTGCATCGCCTCCAGCGTGACGTCTTTGTCGATTGCGTCAAGTTCCCAGGAGTTTTCCGATACCACGGACAGGAGCAATGTTAGTACACGATATTCGTACCTGCAGGAAAGGATAGATTCGGTTAATTTATATAttaagttgttgttgtttgaatagtttatagaggctttggctccaacggagttctttcgcctctagGAAGCACGCTAAACATTGGTGACTTACTCTATGTCCAACATGCGCACACGATCATCAACCTCGATGGCTCGATACTTCTTTAGTCCCTCGTGAAACTCATCCTTACTGCA
Coding sequences within:
- the LOC120899557 gene encoding sister chromatid cohesion protein DCC1; translated protein: MIYSQDYARSIDDVRTIVQHAKLDHKNLTNTAQAIYYPRSEEGHDIGNIKLLEVDEHILEEIKKGSEICFKGALNEKVVLCTESRTYEMKEAEISNSLLLVKGLKLAQATSRSPIKSPKGGVNTSMDSSIEEEQEDPDKIDTIDEVERKDVVKIFHDYFELRQVKPKYRKIIDLLRLTRYAGPENEHLIDRSLLFRFKQLLDTVQCSKDEFHEGLKKYRAIEVDDRVRMLDIEYEYRVLTLLLSVVSENSWELDAIDKDVTLEAMQGIIPFEVVDGMFNVYTTPSERMPGRFQYREDLVCAMFAEKILQHGLKFHIDEFLVTWQEALPEGFEANEQYLRGIGIIDREGSVPCVRGLNEADLPMNLLGRLDMLFRTKERWNLEQIEPYIECFATPTVGVTSILAKYTRSLVVKGVRMYVSKH